In the genome of Streptococcus oralis, one region contains:
- a CDS encoding AI-2E family transporter, with translation MFRRNKLFFWTAEILLLTLIFYLWREMGAIVTPFVMVANTIMIPFLLGGFFYYLTNPIVTFLEKKCNVNRLIGVLITLCALIGTIVVGVVYLLPILINQLTSLIISSQNIYSRLQDLIYDLSMNPIFQNIDIQKTIQQLNLSYVDILQNILNSVSNSLGSVLSALFSTVLILIMTPVFLIYFLLDGHKFLPMLERTVLKHDKLNFSSLLKNLNATVARYISGIAIDAVIIGCLAYIGYSTIGLKYALVFAIFSGLANLIPYVGPSIGLIPMIIANVFTDPHRVLIAVIYMLIIQQIDGNILYPRIVGGVMKVHPITILVLLLLSSNIYGVIGMIVAVPTYSILKEITKFLAKLYENHKEAKEKELEKSESI, from the coding sequence ATGTTCCGTAGAAACAAGTTATTTTTTTGGACAGCTGAAATTTTACTATTAACTCTTATTTTCTACCTTTGGAGAGAGATGGGAGCGATTGTCACACCTTTTGTGATGGTAGCTAATACCATTATGATTCCATTTTTGCTCGGAGGATTTTTCTATTACCTGACAAATCCCATCGTAACATTTCTAGAAAAGAAATGTAATGTCAATCGTTTGATAGGTGTGCTCATCACTCTTTGTGCCTTGATTGGTACAATAGTAGTAGGGGTAGTCTACTTGCTACCGATTTTGATCAATCAGTTGACAAGTTTGATTATTTCTAGCCAGAATATCTATAGCCGCTTGCAAGATTTGATATATGATTTATCAATGAATCCAATCTTTCAAAATATTGATATTCAAAAAACTATTCAACAGTTGAATTTATCTTACGTTGATATTTTACAAAATATTCTCAACAGTGTGAGCAATAGTTTAGGCAGCGTTCTTTCAGCCTTGTTTAGTACTGTTTTGATTCTCATTATGACACCAGTCTTTTTGATTTATTTCTTGCTTGATGGTCATAAATTCCTTCCGATGTTGGAACGAACAGTCCTAAAACATGATAAATTAAACTTCTCCAGTCTCTTGAAGAATTTGAACGCCACTGTCGCACGTTATATCAGTGGAATTGCGATTGATGCTGTTATTATCGGATGTTTGGCCTATATTGGATACAGTACGATAGGGTTGAAATATGCTCTAGTCTTTGCTATTTTTTCTGGTTTGGCAAATCTTATTCCCTATGTTGGACCAAGTATCGGTCTGATTCCCATGATTATTGCTAATGTCTTTACTGATCCACACAGAGTCCTCATTGCAGTAATTTATATGCTGATTATTCAACAAATTGATGGGAATATCCTTTATCCTCGTATCGTTGGAGGGGTTATGAAGGTTCATCCAATCACCATTCTGGTTCTTCTCTTACTTTCTAGCAATATTTATGGTGTTATCGGAATGATTGTAGCAGTACCAACATATTCTATCCTAAAAGAAATTACGAAGTTCTTGGCGAAATTATATGAAAATCATAAAGAAGCCAAAGAAAAAGAACTGGAAAAATCAGAATCAATCTAA